The Elaeis guineensis isolate ETL-2024a chromosome 5, EG11, whole genome shotgun sequence DNA segment aaaatttatttaaatgaagttaaaaaattaaatataataaaaaaattatctaaatgatcaaATACTCCACTATTAAGTAATATAAACAAACATAACTAAATCAACAAAATCACATAAGAACATGGAAAAGAAAATCACTCAATTAATTTActctaataataaataatataatataataaattttaataaaataaataagataacaCTATTTGATCTAATAGAATTTAGCGGCCGTCCATCATgtccatgaaaataaaaaaatctcaaataaaaattaatattaatattattcttaTCAGTCTGTATTAAACATATCTTAAATATTGCTTACCAAGAGATTTATAATTAAATACCAACAACATGgaataaataacaaaataaatgcaactataaaatataaaaatataattgtaataataatcaatataaaataagacAATACCATAAGTTAAATTTAGAATATATTCTAACAAACATaccaataataaaataattataacaacaatcaatataaaataaaatgatactataagttaaatttaaaaaatatcctaaCAAACGTACCGACAACAAGACAATAAAATTATTCATTATACTATAAAACACAAAAAGATAATCACAATaacaattaatataaaataacacAACACTATTTGATCTGATCTGATAGATCAATTCAGATCTCaagatatattatttttaaaaaaataaaaatattacttttaaaaaaataaattaatatgttattatttttaaataataataaaatagtattttaaaaaataatacattATTATTTCACCTAAAAACATGAAAAAAACACTCAATTTACTTActctaataataaataatataataaaataaattttaataaaataaaagttaaaaattttataattttttatattattaataaactaATATGGAGTAAAATATAACGAATACCTTCTTAAATATATCTACTCAATAAATAGATCCAAAACTACAAAACCATGTAAAAAAAAGACAGTTATAGCTCacttttttctaataaaaaaatatatctataccataaatattatttttattattaaaaaatccaCTGAGATAGCAAAAAaacttataattttaaaattaaatttatactaataaatttttttatcattatttaattatcttcAACCTGTTCAATCTGAAAATCAAAATAACACCAAcacaataataaattttttaattactaaataacagtaaaaaataatctataaaaaataatagatttcaataaattttattggGAGGTAGAGAAAAAGTTATCTTAtctactccaagcctcccattcGATTGAGATGCATCTAAACTTTTCTATTCAGCCACTTCGAGCCTcccatccaattgagacttctacgaataaaaaaataaaaaaaaattaaaaaaatttaaaaaaatcaataaaaattaaaaaaataaaaaaaattaaaagaaaagatatctttctgcatagatttaaaatttatttttctacaaaccaaaagctataaaaataataacaaattcttgaaatataataaaaaattaataataaaaaatagcaATGAGATTCACAATCTTACCTGCTAAATGCAGCCGATAACTTTGTTGTATTGTATCGAACCTCAAGTTCATATATTAAATTTCAACTTCGTTATGCTGCATTGAATGTCCCTCTCAGAATCTAGAAGCTGTCATATTTGCACCGACATTATTTCATTAAACtaataaaaaatacaaaatataatGAATGATCCACAAACTAACAAAAAAGTAAAAGATATATAACTTATCTTTCGTGGCTCAATTCTCTGAGTTTCTTTTCGAGCAAACTGATGAAACAACAAAAAAAacaacaattaaaaaaaaaataatcagtaAAAAATAATATCACTAACCATATCTTACTTTGATTGAGAGAGTTTGTAGCCAGAGCaaaatcagataattttttttttattctccatTAATATCATATAGCTTTTAACATCATATGATAAACCTAATTCGATTTCTTATCAGCTATATAGAAAGATCGTTGTTTTAGTAACAACAGCCTTCCGCTCTTTATTTTATAACATCATTTGAGGAGAGAATCAGTCGGAAGGTCTGGACACAGTTGCTATCGTGATGTAGTAGCCTTACTATCCCGAAAAGAAATTTCGAAGTACGATTGCCGTTGTGGTGTGACAGCGTTTCAATACCCATGAACTTAGACAAAGATTGCTGCTAGAATTTAGAACCATCCATCAtgttcatgaaaataaaaaaattatcgaataaaaattaatattaatattattcttaTCAATCTGTATTAAATATGTCTTAAATCTTGTTTATCAGAAGATTTATAATTAGATACCAACAACATGGAATAAATAACAAAATAAGTGcagctataaaatataaaaaataattataataacaatcaatataaaataagaaaatattataagttaaatttaaaaaatatcctaaCAAACGTACCAACAAGAagacaataaaattatttattatactataaaatataaaaaaataattataataacgaATAATATAAAATAAGACAACACTGTTTGGTCTGATCGAATGGATCGATTCAGATCTcaaaacatattattttttaaaaaataataaaaatattatttttaaaaaaaataaattaacatgttattatttttaaaattaaaaaataatatattattatttttaaataataataaattaatatttttttaaaaaaaatattattattatttttataatattttattttttaaaaataatacttttttaaaaagttATTTTCATCTCTTATCCCTCCCccacttttttaaaaaatattatttttttttaaattttttaaaatactactttattattatttaaaaataatattttaaattattattaataataaaataataatattattttaaatattttttttaaaattttgtttccGTCTCTTACCCCTCtcctacttttattttttaaaattttgttttttctaattttttaaaatattattttattattaataaaagataatattttaaattattattaataataaaataataatatttttttattttttttcctccccactcctaatatttttttttcttttttctttctttctcttttccccCTTCCCTTCCTCTCGTCAACCCCCCCAACCCCCCACCTCCATCGCAGCCCCACCCCACCACCATTCATGCCACATCTGACTTCGCACGACCACCaaaccccctcctcctcctcggcTCCAGcgccaccaacccccctcccctcctcccGACACCACCAACCCGAAAATATTTATTATCGTGCCTCCATAAAAAAAATGCCACCCAccccttattaaaaaaaaaaacttatcaaaaaaaaaaaaaagaaagaaaaagaaaaaggccaCCCATCGGCCATCCTGTCATATAGCTCCCGCATCCTTATCCTGACAAGGAGCCCATAAACTGAAAATTTGGTagccaaagaagaattctttggatCAAAAATCTCCAAAACCTACAAAATATTATGCTTCTAtcaaagattaagctctcaaaacataAAGGGGCCAACTAACACCGCCACAGCACGCAAAAAGTTCCATGCTTAAGGGGAAAAAAACAATCGGAACCTAACAAACCACTCTAATCTCTCTCAAATGCTCTCCTTTCCCACATATCTCTAAAAAAGAAAACGATACTATTAAATTAATCATAACCCAAACTCGTCTCAAGAGTAGTTTATCATTCATGCATTAGACTGGTGTATTAAAACCAGAACTTCAACAACAACGAAACAACCCAATCCTTCAAATAATGAatacaatatgaataaaaatataaagataatATTAACTATCCACCACCAAGTTACCTTCCACAACTCCATTTTCAGTATTCGCAAACAAAGTCTCCAATACGAACGAATTAAAACCTACTCATGCATTTAAATAGATATATATTTAGAAGAAATTAGCATCAACTGggaaaaaaaactattttttaaatcCACCAACCCCACaggctttcttctttctttcactaaaaaaagaaaaaagaaaaagagtaaaTGGCTTCGAAGGAACATACCAAAGTCTGGGCTTCTAAGACCTGCTCCCGATCCACCACCTTGCCCTTGAAATCGAATCCACCAACTAAGCTCTGACCATTCAAAGGCTTCTCTTTGGCAGGGGAGGGAATGAAGAATCTCTTAACCTGGGAGCCTAAACCCAGTCGAAATCCCATGGTGGAGTCCGGATTCTTCTGAACCGAAGCGCAATAACCCATCTTTATACCTCTGCTTACCTCGCGGCCTCAAAGCACTGATTTTCCCACCGTTAGAAGAGTGGGAAGAGAGAGTAGCGATGGAGAGAAGGAACGCAGAAAAGAAGtgcaaaaaatagataaaaaaagagtttttatggaAAGGTAATAGATTCTACCTGGATTAAAGAAGGTCTGGGAAGCGAGGGAGGTGACGGGAGGGGCGACAGTGGCGCTGGAGGCAGCGGTGGGTGGTGAGGGGTGGCGGATCTTGATGTTCTGGAGTGCATCGACCGCGAAGGGGTTGGGTTTGTGTTGGGGTTGAAGCCAGGGCAGGGCCGCCGGGTGCTGGAGGGGAAGGATTGGGAGGACGCCATGGCCGGCCTCGGGGTTTAGAAAGAGGAGAGGGGTGCTATCGGGATCTGCATTTTAGAAAGAGGAGAGGGGTGCTATCGGGATCTGCATTCGCCGAGAGAGAAGGGGAGCGGTGGTGGGGGGAACCGGAGGGGTAGCAGAAGGTTTTGGGAGCGGCGGCGGTGGGTAGgtgagagaaggaaaaaaaaaacaaaaaaacacaaaaaaaaacaCGGCCGAAGAAAAAAGACGGAGGGAATGAAAGCACTTGAGGAGATCGGAGGGGAGGAAGACGACCGCACGCTGATGAAGATGGGGAGGAAGGCACCGACGGAGACCGGCGGGAAGCGGTGGCGGCAAAGAGGGCAtcggctttttttttctttctttcttttcccttcTCCTTCCCTTCACTTCCTCCCGCCGCCTCCCCCCACCCCCCGCCCCCACCGCGTAAGGCCCAGGTCGCAGCCGTCCCCGCCGCGACCCCACCCCACCACCGTCCGCGCCGCACCCACCGTCCGCGCCGCACCCGGCTCCGCGCGACCGCCAAACCACCTCCGCTCCCCTCCCTCGGCTCCAGCGCCACCAACCCCCCTCGCCTCCGCTCCCCGGCCCCCGGCACCTCCCACGTCTCCCCCACCCCCTCCAATCTCCttcagatgaaaaaaaaaaaaaaaagaaaaaaaaaaccggAGATGTAGGGGGAGGAAAGCACCTGCGAGACCAGAGGAAGGTGGCGGCGAGGAGAGCAGGCCGACACCGGTGGCGATGGGGACGAAGGCCACGGTGGAGGCCGACGGGAGGTGACGGCGAGGAGAGCACGGAAGAGACAAGCGTCCGCGAGTGGCCGGGAAACTTCGAGAGGAGTGAGCAAGGCGTTGGAAGAAagaaacaggaaaaaaaaaaaaaaccatcggAGAGCTCAGGGCCCCTCCGGATTCACGACACGTGGCATATTAAAATATTGACGAGCGTCGTGCCCTCGTTCTGGGAGAGATCAGGGCTCTCCTTGACATAGATATAGACTAACGTGTAACCCACCCTCCGCGATAAAATTTATCttgaatcaaaataaaaattaaaaatattttatcaatatataaatttttatataatataatatataatatttttattaacagATGAACTTCCGTGCATCTATCGTAActctatttaaattaaaaatataaatatcaaaattttttattaaaatattattaaattaagtttcataataaaatataaatcaaaatgataaaaaaataatctataattttaaatatttaaatatttaatattaaattttaaaatcaattaaaaatataattcataattttaaatttatttttttaataatcaattttttaaatcatatatatatatatatatattgtaactTTATATCAACTTCATTTATATTGTTCTTTGCATATTTTTTGcatcatatataataaatttatatataaaattttaaaattaattttaaaatacttaaaagataaaaaaaaattgatgaattaGTGTTATTCAATTaatacaatcaattttttttaattttttaatattttttcaactGTATATAATAAATGTAGATATTTTATACATTTGgacataaatttttaaataaatctataaattttaaaaaaaaataattacaaaatACAAAATCATAGTGAAAAATAGATTATGtatttgatctaaattaaatgATAAATTGATATGAAAGGATTGCGAGATGGTTCgtctttcatgatcaaaattaatATAGATTTTATGatccatatatttatttataattagaaaatttaattataaaaagactcaaaaattcaaatttttttctaaccaaatattatttaaaataaaaaaataaaactaagttTTAGATAAGATATGAAGTACGTATAGATGTCGAACTTTTCTGATCTCATCAAATATAATGCACTAATTAAATATATCATACACTAATATTTGTATTTTATCGATATCCaatatatgaatatataaaaaataaataaataatatgcaCTCACATGCATAGCCCATTCAAAATTTCAGATCAAGTTTCGCATTGttctatttcaaatgaaaaaagattccaatgatttattaaaccaaatttgattataaGACACATTCAAATAACAAGTGAGAAAGATACCATTtcaaaaatatagaaataaagGGTGAAAACATATAAACAATAATTAAttagaataaaagaagaaaaattgataatttacttttttttttttttttttttccttcttcaggAGCggtaagtatctttctgattgaAAACTACATCAGTATACCTGACTTTTCCGATCCAGTATGAAACATTGGAAACCCACATCACTGTCACTACCCTCCGAAACTGTTGTAGCTCGTAAATGAAaaaacacacacgcacacacgcgcgcgcgcatatatatatatatatatatatatatatatatatatatatatatatatatatatataaagagacaaTGTGAATGCAAAACGAAAGCAATCATGTCAGAAAATACAAAGACATTCTTATTGAATTTATCAAAATGtgcctcaaaaaaaaatagaaaaaataaatttaatattttatgatttctaaAAGATACGTAAAAATTTGCATCGTTTATTTTCATCTACAACTAATTCAAAATTTCTTGACAAAATATCATCATATGttactttaaaatttttaaaaaataaattttgctggTGCCACAGTCAAACTCAAAGTTCCTCCAGATGCCTTCATCATTTTAATTTCAACATTCAtgtataataattaaaaaaaatagtgtcACTCTTGATAATTAAAAAAGGATCAACAACATACAAATAAAAGGTAAGCAACAGTCAAAAGCAGAATACAAAAAGAAGAGACGACTGCCTTACTATAACTAACTTTCAGAACTGGTATGAAACATTAGAAGACACTCAGCACCCCCATCCTCTAAACTTGCCGTAAAtcctaattaaagaaaaatatgtaTTAACATAAATCGATGAACAAAAGGCATGATGGATTTATAAACTACTCCTAAAATATTTTGCTATTggataatgaaaataataaagaaagaaagcaatATTTACCTTTCTTCATCTCCACTCCTTCACGAACAGCTGTTGCCTTTAAAATTGATGAGTCTAAATCaacccaaagaaaaaaaaaaaaaaaaaggagcattCAATCTGGACGATATGTTTCTGTAGTtgctattttttcttaaaaaaataccaatatgaaaagtttcaaaattttggATTTTGGAGAGAAAAGTGGGAAGAGTGGAGAATGCTTACATCATAGGCTTCGTTAATCCGATGAAACTGGATACCGCAATTACTTTCTTTGCACACGTTTGAATGATACTGCgaacaaaaaaaatctttttttttgagaaaatccaataaaaatctttttttataacaaaaaataCTTAATAAACTCGTATCATCCCACCCCTCCCTTGCAATCAAAGAAAGTAGAATGCCTAAATTAACCAAAAAAGCTAATATGATCTTATCTTCTAGAAGGAAGGTCCAAGCAGCAATCCTATATTTGACCGCGCTATGCAGTAGACTCtacttaaataatatttaaaaaataataaaatatattaataataaaaaaaattaatattttttagaatgtataatttatttttaaaaaatttatattgatcATATTTATACTTTTTAGAAACATACAATCATTCAATGTAAAATAATTGAAACTTAATAGTGGTACAACAAATAGCTCCATACATCATGTATAAGACATCAAGTGTCATTCTTACTagaactttattttttattttaaaattttatttaaaattaacatcaaaatagtAATAAATTTGTTAAACTACTAAATGACagtaaaaaaataatctatatgaaaataatatatttcaataaattttattaagaagGGGAGAGAATTATTTCGACTACTCGAAACATTCTATTCGATTGAGATGAATCTAAACTTTTCTATTCAGTTACTCCAAAGTCCCACCAAATTAAAACTcctataaatgaaaaaaataaagaaaaaataagaaaaaaaatatgtgaaaaatcaataaaaaacatagaaaaaatagaaaagataaaaagataaaatcttttctcgcattgatttagaatttattttagTACAAACCAAATGCTATAAAAATAGTAAcgtattcttgaaatataataaaaaattaataattaaaaaaagataaagagatTCACAGTCTTACTTAGTGAGTATGATCAATAACTTCATTATGTTGTATTAAACCATGCTCTGTTTATGGATAATTTATTAGGTTTGATTTGATCCGATGGATCGATTCAGACATCgaatcatattatttttaaaaaataataaaaatattatttttaaaataaattagtatgttattatttttaaaattaaaaaataatatgttattatttttaaataataataaattagtatttttttaaaaagtattattaattattttataataatttatttttaaataataatatttttttaaaatattattttcatctcttatccctcccctacttttatttttttaaaatattattttttttaaatttttaaaatattatttatttttatttaaaaataaaattttaaattattattaataataaaataataatatttttttctttttagaaataatatttttttaaaatattattttcatctctTATCCCTcccttacttttattttttaaaaatattattttttttaatttttttaaatactactttattattatttaaaaataatattttaaattattattaataataaaaaataatatttttttctctccttcaaattattttttttctcccttcccttcccttcctcctacCACCTCCACCCCCCACCTGCCGCCCCTCCGCATGAGACCTAAGTTGCAGTCGTCCGAACCACCCCCACCGCGGCCCCATCCCACCGTCATCCACACCGCACTCACCATCTAAGCCGCACCCAGCTTTGCATGCCCACCAACCCCCTCGCCTCCCCTGCCCCTAGTAGCTCCTGCACCACCAACCCCCCTCGCCTCTCCTCCCCAGTCCCGGGTGCCTCCTGCACCTCCCCCACCTCGCGCAACCACCTCTCACACCATCCACGGCCCTGGCCCCTGCACCCTCTACACGACCCTAATCGAACTCCAACCCCAACCCTTTCAAAACCCTCCTTAGATCTTTTTCCCCGCATTTCCTCTCTGTTGTGCTCCCTTCCCTACCCTCTCTCTTCCCCatattctcctctctctctctctcttttgtgtgTGTTGTGTGTTGGATGGGTGgaagaatagaaaagaaaatgaaaagaaaaaaaaaagagaggtgaAAAAAAGAAGGCACGCACCTCAGGGAGATTGGAGGGGAAGACAACGGCGAAGACTGACCGAAGGTGGCGGTGAGGAGAGCAGAGAGGACATCGAGGGGGCATGCGGTGGGAAGGAGAGGTGGAGAAGGCAGTGACAGAATCGAGAGGGGTGGGGGACATCGGCATTGTAGTTAGGGCCCACATTGCTGGCAATATAGATGACGTCGGCGGTGGCTTCGACAGTGCACTAGCAACGAGGGCAGGGATCGAGCCACTAGCGGTCCCTCCCCACCTCGTTTTCTTCCTTCCCCATCCACTGCTCTCCTAGAACCCCACCTCCTCCCCCTTAAATCGATAAATCTCTTCTTGTTCCCCTCGTCCCTCTCCTCCATCGCTGCCAATGGCTGCCCTCCGCCTCCTCCGACTCCCCTCATCACTTTCATTTTCCAAAGGCCTATAGAAGGgttcaaagcaaaaaaaaagaaaaaaatggagatCTAAGGAAGGAAAGGAAAGCACCCATTGAAGATTTTGGGGGGAACCTGACATCGGTGAGGATCGAGAGGAAAGAGGCAGTAGAGACCTGCAGGAGGTGGCAGTGATGAAAGTGAGGAAGAAGTCAATGGAGGTGACGATGGAGAGAAAGATGATGACGGTGATTGGTGGGATGTGGCGGCGAGAAGAGTGTAGAAAAGAGGGTTCAGGAGGGCTCGGGAAGGTTTTAGAGGGAGTCCACAACGTGtcgaacaaaaaagaaaaaaaaaatactagaggGAGGAGAGCTGGTGGGCTGCCACATGGCATGCTTAACATTTTGACGCACGTCATGCAGGGAGAGGGCTCTCCTTTCATATATTGTATAGATATAGATTTTATATCATCTCTTCTTTTCTGGTCACTACTTAGATCTGTAGCAGTTTGGATGCTTTTTTCTGCTTGGAGTCTTCCTATAAGATTCAGATTAGTCCACTCAAAAGATAGTTTTGAATACTTATGAATAGAAAACTAATCTAATATGTAATTTAATACTCTTGATGGTTGTGCTAACTCAACTCATGAATTCTATAAGATTTTGGACTCAATCATTAAAACAAACTCTTAAAAAGATGGAAAAATCATGAAAGGAGTGATTGTAGCGGGATATGCTGCAAGGTCCGAACAACTCTCTCTATCCTCATgttttagaataaaaatcaaagccaatatatttattttgatcttattacAACATTATCAAAGCTGATGAACCTAAGGTATCATGttgaagaattttatttttatgaatgtTTTACTAGCTCACATGGTGTTGACCTACCACCAGTATGAAGAATCAAAATACTACATCTGATATTAAAAGAATCATATGCACCCAGCTGCAACTTGCATACTACTTGCAAATTTTATCCGCCATGATCATATATGGTCCTATATATTAGGGTTGAAAATGGCTCAAATAGCTTTAAGttaatgaatatatatataagGATACAAATGTTAATTAGAtgctaaaatttatatctatgttcattttaaaaaaatacagatCAGATATCAATCGtacaaatataaataaatatataaattagatAGTTAAACTTTACGAACCACCATATCAAAGATAAATTATTTTCCTTTAAAATTAATGAGAGCTATATAAAACTAAATATTAATGCAAATAGGATATTTACATATAAATTGCATAATTGTCTATACATAGCCATGTATGCTTTTCCTTGATAGACATGGATGTAAATAATGTTATTATTCAAACACTAAAATTTGTATCAATATATCTAGACAGATTTGGATATATGAAATAGATTCGGACAAATAATATCTAGTCCATATATATGGTCTATAGGATTTGGCCCAGTTTTGTTGATTTAATACTCTACCTGAACTGGTTAGACCCATTTAGAATAAAGGTAAATAGATTTCTTATTGGTAAAGGATAAATTAACATAGCCACTGGATGAATCCTATGCTAAATGAATGGTGAACAATGAGAAGATCAGCTAAACTTGAACAAATATAGAAAAAAGAAGAGGGTTTGATGAGTGTTAATGGAGACCGAAAACACTTGAAACATGCCAACTTACATGATTGCTTGAAGTATTAGAAGACCGGTCTTGCATAAGGAGAATCTTATTTGAATCTTGGATTTTCCATATCAAATTTTGAGGCCTGCTTTAGGGAGGTGTTTGATGACCCAACTAAAATCATCATGATAATCTAAGATCACAAGTGATCCTTATCATGGGATAATTTAATCTtcagtgatctaagatcaccatgttTGATATATGATGATCCAGTAACCAAAGTTTTCTGAGTATCCATGTATAATATGTTTGATATAGGAATTTAAGATCACCAGCCATATGATGCCAAAAATACCTATGATATATGCCCTaagaatttttatatatttttagttcTCATGAATTAAGAGAATATAAGTAAATATACTGATTTTTAAAGTGTTTGTATTTAAACAAATAAAGTAATTAAATAAATCATTACTTTATGATAAGAGTTATCATCAGCTCCTCAAAGATAAAGACTTTATTGTTAAcccaagaaagagaaagaaaagactcAACTATTTTCTATTGCTTAACTTGTAGATGAATTTGTATAGTACATTCAACCATATATTCTGTTGctgtattttcataaaatagggAGCAAATATGTCAAGATAAATCAATAATGATAGGTAGATggaaatcaaaaatttttctaagtAGTTTTTCCATGTAAATCCCCAACATATATCCTTTTTAAGTATGCAGGTTTCTTGTTGTTCTATTATCATTAGGATAATAGAAAAGAAAATCCCACCAAAAAAAGGAATGgaagaaaaaatatttgatattggAAAAAGGAggaatttttttattgctttatGTACCATACAAAGATTTGACATTTGCATAGATTGAATTAAGGAACCATTGTAGTTCCTTTTCCTTGAAGCTATTTTTTGTCCTTTTTTTGGGGAGGAGGAAAATATAGAAGCGAGGTCACAAAAAAACCAACCACCTAAAGCTTATGCTCTTAAGTATTACTAGCCTTCTTGACCAACTAGTTTGCTAACCCGTTATCATCTATGAACTCTACAAATATATGGCTAGTCTAAATATGTGTAATTTGTTATTTCAAAATAAACCAAGGATAAATCCAACATTCAATGCACGGCCACAACTACAAGAAATTTGTG contains these protein-coding regions:
- the LOC105046314 gene encoding uncharacterized protein, which translates into the protein MVFFFFPVSFFQRLAHSSRSFPATRGRLSLPCSPRRHLPSASTVAFVPIATGVGLLSSPPPSSGLADPDSTPLLFLNPEAGHGVLPILPLQHPAALPWLQPQHKPNPFAVDALQNIKIRHPSPPTAASSATVAPPVTSLASQTFFNPVL